In the genome of Trypanosoma brucei gambiense DAL972 chromosome 4, complete sequence, the window CATTAAAAACTCAAGGAAGAGagtaaggaggaaaatggggaTGATGAAAGAAGAGTTGGATGTGGGAGAGGATGTCTTCTTTCCACactcttttcctctctcGATCATGTATTCAATCACCATAACATTCCATTTCACATCCTTTAGATTCACACTAAAACACATCTAACGAACATTTGCACACAGACAAGTACCAATGAAATGACACACCCACTCGCGAAACCCTTCCCTAATATGTGGTGGAGGGAACATCGCCCCTTTTACATAGATGATTAAAAGCATTTTCTGTACGTACGTTAGCAGGGTTGTGCGTATACTCTGATCCCTTTCCGTATACTTCTTCCACACTACTTTCCTCTGCCCTGttgcgtttctttttcttgtcttcTAGCTTGGCAAACTCTTCTATCATCAGTTCCGCTACCGAAAGCCCAGAATCACCGAAGGGTTCTGCTCCCCCCGCccgccgctgctgttgaCTTAAACTTTCGAGGAGCTCCACAACTGAAGGGCCGGGAAGCGCATCAGGCGTTGGGCCGTTTTCCCTCACTAACTCCACCACACGAGATATCGTAGCGCGCCTCCCATCTGCCATCGTGATGAGGGGTGGCCTGCCTTGATAAGTATTGCTACGCATTTCCCTATCCGCCAATACCTCCGTCACACCTACCATAGAAGCCAGTGGAATGCCTTCATGCACGTAATTGTTGGCCAATAATATTTCAATGGCTTGACGTGTCAAACGGCTGCGCGCACGCTCCTGGCTGCTTTGCCCAGTTGCCTCCCGCCGACCCTGTCGATGCGCTCTCGCCAGCTGAGCTCGACGACGGCGCTGTTTCACCATCATGTACTCAGTCATTACGACAGCAACGCACGCAAATAGAAAAGCAGCGAAAGCAAGGTTTATTGCTTGCGTAAGCTCCATCTTTTTACtatcttcttcctcacccCCCCCCTAATCTCCGAACCTTTCCGATGTCCTTCACTCCCTAAAACCCACAAAAATGTACTGCTCCCTACTTGTGAGATTTCAATGTCGTGGTAACACTGCCGTTGACTCGGTGGGAGAGGGATAACTTCCGCCTGACGTTTGTAACACCCGCGACCAGAATGAGGAACTATTGGGTTGGTGCACGGGTTTTTGGGgctttgtgtatgtgtgtgtgtgtgtcgagggggggggggtagagTGAAATGGGATGGAGGaaaaacgataataataataatagcaataataataataatataagaGTGTAAATGGGGAGAATGTGTACGGTATCAGGGGTAAAACATATTTGCATATGCATACATGCATGTGAAATACATGTTCCGATCTGTACTGCCTTGGGTTAATGaggtaaaataaacaacaatgAGCGCATGGTTGGTTGGTTAGTGCCACGTAGTCGTCGCATTCTGCAACAAAACAAGCGGCTACCTAAATATTATTCAGAAGCAATGCACATGGAGGCGACGAAGTAGATGTTCCTCCGCACCACAGTGCTGTGTGAAAAACGGGTGCCAGTGCTTCTAACCTCCTTgcactttcttttgcttctctAGAACCTTCTGTTTTATGTTTCACACCCCACTGTTTTACCGATCGCCAGGAATACCcgaacaagcaaacaagcaccgaaaacaaacaaaagaccCCACCACGACGCgagaagtaaagaaaccTTAATGcgataacaacaacacccattaaaaaaaaaaaataactatAATATACCGACCCGACGAGGGTTGCCATATGCATACCCATATAGATGAAggaataaatacaaatatataattatataattatatttatattcatatGACTAGGtgtataaataaaacaaacacattcaCACACTTATGTATGAGTGCACGGCACTCGTGTGCCTCCCAATTACAGTGTCTTCTCCACCTCCCCTCCCTTGCTTTCACTAGCGGCAAGCGAAACTCCCGTGGTTCGGGGAATATATGCCGAATGCCCGTACACCACATCTGCGTGACTTGTTGCCTGTTCTAAAGGATTGTTTGGTATTTCACTCCGAGGGGGTTCCTCCTGCTGCAGCTGAGCCGCTGTAGTCATCTCATGGTGACGCGCTATGGGAATACCTGGCAGAATTATTGCCTCCGGAGGCGGTGGGACCACAGTTGTTGGTTGGGCTACCGGAATATTAATGTAATTGCCTTCATTCCATGGAGGAGCGGGATGCAGCGGCTGATGCGGAGACAAGccatcatttccttcctGCTGCTCCCCATCCTGTAAAAGCCGTCGTGGGCGAAACATCAATAAAACGCGTATGATGAGGAACAGAAAGACAAATGTAAATACCAATAACAACGTGAAGTTCGTTTCCGACATTTGCGTTGGGATACGTGCGTGTCTGGAAGGTGAACCACCGGCGTGGGGAAAGCGAAGTTATAATAAACAATTAGTGGCGAGTCGCGACGATAATAAGGAACGCGTCTTTGTACCGAATTGAGCGTGGTGTGCGTAACTACAAATCCGCGCACCGCTACATACAACTACCAAATGAAgacaaacgaaaaaggagGGTATAAAACCATAAAGGTGAAAGGGGCCCACGCATGACGGTCACGTATTTTAGACAACTTAATCTCTAGTAAATCTCTCGTGTGGAAGAtgatcaaaaggaaaaaaaagtcacaAAGTTAAATTGTGAGAGTCCTGACGGCGTTGCTGAGAACGAGGCCTAAGTGAGGTTTGCTTTCCCTGCAACCTCAATCCCCCTTCCCTTGTTGCCTTCGCCATATCGCCTTTTTTcttggggaggggaggggggcggaagGTGCGTGCCCGCAGCAATTACACTTGAGATCCCTCTCACATCATCGCATGTACGTCACCTCTCTTTTGCCCCTTCAAGGCCACAATACAAGATCACTATTCAACGAATAAGCcctcaaaattaaaaaggaaaggatacAAAAGCATCAAAAAACACAGGTATCGGGATGAATTAGGCAAGTACGTGTACCTCACCTTGTAACTTTTTTATCCTGCCAAATTTCTCCTCTCTTCGGCGTGGTTGTGGGATTCATTACCTGCAGCCGTGTGTTTTGAAGATATTATGTTTtatccccttccctcccccactTTATAAAATTAAACGACTGAATCCTACGCAGCCATTGGGGCACTTCCTTATCGCCacacctccttctcctcctggTACATCCCTTCTTGTTCATATGCAaactcatttgtttctttcttaatTATAAATCGAAAAAGATGTCCAATGTCACAAGTTCACAAGGTAATTACccaagagaaagaaaaagggggagggaaagggggaatatGTTGGGCGACCGgcacgaaaaagaaaaaaaatgaaataagaaaatgccaaagtgaggaaaaaatgacaacGAAGACAAACTAATCTCGCCTTCCGTCGTGCAACCCACACGTCCTCCTTTTTccgaacgaaaaaaataaaaaattacaaTTATCAGCTGTGCGATTGCTCCGCAGACGGGGCAGTTGGTTGTTCGGAGTAACCTCCTAACTTAAAAGAAATaaccataataataataattacaCGAACCGCTTTGCGACAATAATGCCGTCTTCTGTTCACAACCCATCTCATTCTTTTTTAGTGATCAACTGAAAATACAATCAAACGCAGAAACCcgatagcaataataatgctGAAGTAAGATTAACAATTGAGTTTCAActtaaaataatagtaacagcACCGCATccacaaataacaaaaaaggatCCAGGAACTTCCCGAGCTACAGTAAAACAaatgtttaaaaaaacgTAAGCAAACAGAAGCACACAATTGCACTTACGCGCTCAGAATCGAAACAtaacaagaaaaagcaaatcaGGGAACCCTTCATTACGAAacatttaaatatataattgGACCCTGCCATTCTccaaagaacaaaagaatatatatataatgatgtatatatatatcacacCACACTGACAAACCACAACAAATCACCTGACCGAGGCAACAAAATCTACAACACaggacaacaaaaaatgaaaataaagcGATGAATGgcaagcaaaaaataaaaataaaataagaagaacCAACGCGGCaatctacaaaaaaaatgaaaaggtaCCGTTTGCCAAGCGTGGGGCATTATTACCAACCCACAGCCACTCCGTATATAGTGGCTCCAGTGCCAAATACAGACAAGGCAACACCAGCAAATAAAACTGCGTATGTTGCAATGTAGTGTAGCCACCCAACGGTACTCAGGGACCAGTTACCACCATACATCATGAATAAGGAGGGAAGGATGAATCCAAGAAATCCACCACACACAGAGCCAACGAAACCAAACACTGTATTAATGTTCGGAATAAATAGGCCACAAAGCAGCATAATTATGGAAATGGTTCCAATAATAGTGCAATgcttaaaaaatgaaagcttCTCCGTATCCAAGCCGATAATGCCGCACAACTCATTTCGGCATGTCATTGCAAGAAGAGCGTAAGATGCGAATAGTTTTACGAGCAGGCCAACAAATCCCACCAAAATTGCCGGCTCCTTCACGGGGTCATACATCAATAACACGGAGCCTGTAACATCACGCCCAAAGTCAAGGTAACCGAAGAATGCTGTCATGACACACAGGACAAGACATATACCCATGGCAATAGAAGAGTATGCAGTAAACCTGTGCGCACTTGGCTTTGCCATTCCGaaatatatttcaaaaacaGAGATATGACACAAAAATGCAAACGTAAAGACACCTGGGCCTTCCACTGCCCGGTTGCTGGTGCCGAAGAGGTGAATGCCTTCATCACCTGGCGCTCCAGTAACATGTACGTTCTTGATGTTTTCCGGCAACCCGTTCATACATGAATGCACCACAATAACTGCCATAAGGTAAAATACGAAGATAACAGAAATCGTCGAGACATACCTCAAGGAATTCACCTCTCGTGGAATGGCGAGTGGTAGCATAAAACATAGCCACATGATGAAAGTCAGAAGGCGATTACCCCACTTCTCCTTAAGGAAGTTTGGCGCATCTGCACCCTTAAGTATTGTGCTAACAATATCGCCTGTCGCTATTATCTGCGCTACGGCTGCCCCAAATGCGTTAACCACACGTAATACCCCCGTAAAGTACAAACAAGGCTGCCCAAGCAGCGCACGCGCCATACCCTCGTAGGATCTGAATCCATGCCGCTCCATTTGTGCACCAAGACAATATAATGAGTATACGCATAGGAAATAT includes:
- a CDS encoding T. brucei spp.-specific protein, translated to MSETNFTLLLVFTFVFLFLIIRVLLMFRPRRLLQDGEQQEGNDGLSPHQPLHPAPPWNEGNYINIPVAQPTTVVPPPPEAIILPGIPIARHHEMTTAAQLQQEEPPRSEIPNNPLEQATSHADVVYGHSAYIPRTTGVSLAASESKGGEVEKTL
- a CDS encoding amino acid transporter 10, putative, with translation MHVSAQARQTLCYHCCWMASAVVPTTNKEQVNKADVTSPFGSCEVISGEDEGLKGKNALPANEGEGEQSSMKCFTSMIPPGGLVSTAFSLASICIGAGILGLPAAANSTGLVMTFVYPIIIYFLCVYSLYCLGAQMERHGFRSYEGMARALLGQPCLYFTGVLRVVNAFGAAVAQIIATGDIVSTILKGADAPNFLKEKWGNRLLTFIMWLCFMLPLAIPREVNSLRYVSTISVIFVFYLMAVIVVHSCMNGLPENIKNVHVTGAPGDEGIHLFGTSNRAVEGPGVFTFAFLCHISVFEIYFGMAKPSAHRFTAYSSIAMGICLVLCVMTAFFGYLDFGRDVTGSVLLMYDPVKEPAILVGFVGLLVKLFASYALLAMTCRNELCGIIGLDTEKLSFFKHCTIIGTISIIMLLCGLFIPNINTVFGFVGSVCGGFLGFILPSLFMMYGGNWSLSTVGWLHYIATYAVLFAGVALSVFGTGATIYGVAVGW